One genomic segment of Desulfocapsa sulfexigens DSM 10523 includes these proteins:
- a CDS encoding two-component system sensor histidine kinase NtrB, producing MNATNMRSKPKLIGDLLDIIHNAVIVINSQNRIVYANSRTAVMFRTSVAELQDNDIFHLFMPDDTEIMVSNILHITRNEREFEGEAMLKRMDGSSFMGLISGTSFQWDENQDGIAFSIHDITDMKAIERSLRHSERMAFLGNLIDDISHQIRNPIMVIGGFAKRLDALNNSPKETKAIISESRRLEDLLDTLNNFMHLPSPDTKRVPMGDLIHIAETFLRDTVEACSCNWFSEYADNIGEEELLLDLSLITKALEAVILNGCESYDCSTAANRDIIFKIHHSNNPTHPYDIEITDRGAGISSTVFPHIFDHFYSNKTKHIGMGLTFAQRIVEEQRGTLSITSKVSKGSTVSFHLVKERRRPIRTTKFH from the coding sequence GTTCCAAGCCCAAGTTAATTGGGGACCTACTCGACATCATACACAATGCGGTCATTGTCATTAACTCTCAAAACAGAATCGTTTATGCAAACAGTCGTACTGCTGTGATGTTCAGGACATCGGTTGCCGAACTCCAGGATAATGACATCTTCCACCTCTTCATGCCGGATGATACCGAAATAATGGTAAGCAATATCCTCCATATTACGCGAAATGAGCGTGAATTCGAGGGTGAAGCAATGCTGAAGCGCATGGACGGCAGTAGTTTTATGGGACTTATCTCCGGGACCTCGTTCCAATGGGATGAAAATCAGGACGGAATAGCCTTCTCAATCCATGACATTACTGATATGAAAGCCATTGAGCGCTCTCTGAGACATTCAGAGCGAATGGCCTTCCTTGGTAACCTGATAGATGACATCAGCCATCAGATCCGTAACCCTATCATGGTTATCGGAGGCTTTGCCAAACGCCTTGATGCACTAAATAATTCACCAAAGGAAACCAAAGCCATAATCAGTGAATCCAGACGCCTTGAGGACCTTCTTGATACTCTTAACAACTTTATGCATCTGCCAAGCCCGGACACAAAACGTGTCCCCATGGGTGATCTTATACACATTGCAGAAACATTCCTGCGCGACACCGTAGAGGCCTGCAGCTGTAACTGGTTCAGTGAGTACGCTGACAACATAGGTGAAGAGGAACTGCTGCTCGACCTAAGTCTCATCACCAAAGCCCTGGAAGCTGTCATACTAAACGGTTGTGAATCCTACGATTGCAGCACAGCCGCGAACAGGGATATTATTTTCAAAATCCATCACTCCAATAATCCCACCCACCCCTATGATATTGAAATCACAGACCGTGGTGCCGGGATATCCAGCACCGTTTTTCCGCATATTTTTGACCATTTTTATTCAAACAAAACCAAACATATTGGAATGGGACTGACCTTCGCCCAGAGAATTGTCGAGGAACAGCGAGGCACACTGAGCATAACTTCCAAGGTCAGCAAAGGCAGCACCGTCAGCTTCCATTTGGTAAAAGAGAGACGACGCCCCATCCGTACCACAAAGTTTCACTAA
- a CDS encoding lysophospholipid acyltransferase family protein, translated as MKGFWYGFLETMTRICGSWLFVVVSRSIAAGYFLFSENAKESRRFYGLLYPRKSGFFHSLCTFRQYQNFTTIHYDRFLANHGQKTTFTSDGWEKLEAVVGEKGAILLMSHLGNWEIAAQLLQQQEETLKLLLYMGVKEKEGVEGLQKEQLQDSGVRIIGAPRDGGSPFDAVEGIRLLQDGGLISMTGDIVWRGDQRSMEVDFLGGRARVPEAPYIFAMVSGAPIFCFYSFRTGKNSYQFSLADPLYIHCEQRSERKRTIQKAAQQYADLLEEQLRAHPLEWYHFDRFIL; from the coding sequence ATGAAGGGTTTCTGGTACGGATTTCTTGAGACAATGACCAGAATCTGTGGTTCCTGGCTCTTTGTCGTCGTATCCAGATCCATCGCTGCGGGGTATTTTCTTTTCTCAGAAAACGCAAAGGAGAGCCGTAGGTTCTATGGTCTTCTCTATCCCCGGAAAAGTGGTTTCTTTCACAGCCTCTGCACCTTTCGCCAGTATCAGAATTTCACTACCATTCATTATGATCGTTTCCTGGCAAACCATGGTCAGAAAACGACCTTTACATCGGATGGCTGGGAAAAGCTGGAGGCCGTGGTAGGTGAAAAAGGTGCCATTCTGCTGATGTCTCACCTTGGGAACTGGGAGATAGCAGCCCAGCTCCTGCAGCAGCAGGAAGAGACGTTGAAGCTTCTTCTCTATATGGGAGTGAAGGAAAAGGAAGGAGTGGAAGGACTCCAGAAGGAGCAGCTCCAGGATTCCGGAGTGCGGATAATCGGGGCTCCACGGGACGGCGGCTCCCCCTTTGATGCCGTTGAGGGGATTCGTTTGCTGCAGGATGGCGGTCTTATCTCCATGACCGGGGATATCGTCTGGCGCGGAGATCAGCGCAGTATGGAGGTTGATTTCCTCGGCGGCAGGGCCAGAGTTCCTGAAGCTCCCTACATTTTTGCCATGGTATCCGGTGCCCCTATCTTTTGCTTTTACAGTTTTCGTACCGGAAAAAACAGCTATCAGTTCAGTCTTGCCGATCCTCTCTATATTCATTGTGAGCAGAGATCGGAACGGAAAAGAACTATCCAGAAGGCTGCACAGCAGTACGCTGATTTACTTGAAGAGCAACTTCGTGCTCACCCCCTGGAGTGGTATCACTTTGATCGTTTTATCCTGTAG
- a CDS encoding glycosyltransferase family 2 protein, whose amino-acid sequence MLNRDAVVIVIPAYNHGTRISDVVRETAALGYPVIVVDDGSTDQTAETLSSIKGITVLTHPRNMGKGAALRTGFFSAKDSFDWAVTLDADGQHKAEDIENLLAVVKGEDRPIVVGSRQGMDGINVPWTSRFGRGFSNFWVWLSGGPRISDSQSGFRLYPLPEILELDVRARRFQFEVEVLVTAHRMGIPVVETPVQVIYQKGKERISHFHPWKDFLRNSATFSRLICKRIFSASWKQK is encoded by the coding sequence GTGTTGAATCGTGATGCAGTTGTCATCGTCATTCCGGCCTATAACCACGGGACGCGTATCAGTGATGTGGTGCGGGAGACTGCGGCTCTTGGCTACCCGGTCATTGTTGTAGATGATGGATCAACGGATCAGACTGCTGAAACGCTCTCTTCCATAAAGGGGATTACGGTGCTGACCCACCCGCGGAACATGGGAAAGGGCGCGGCATTACGAACAGGCTTTTTCTCGGCTAAGGACTCTTTTGACTGGGCGGTCACACTCGACGCAGACGGACAGCACAAAGCTGAAGATATAGAAAATCTCCTTGCTGTGGTAAAGGGGGAAGACCGTCCCATTGTGGTCGGATCGAGGCAGGGAATGGATGGGATAAATGTTCCGTGGACATCTCGGTTCGGGAGGGGGTTTTCAAACTTCTGGGTGTGGTTGTCCGGTGGGCCGCGAATAAGTGACTCCCAGTCAGGATTCAGGCTCTACCCGCTCCCTGAAATTCTTGAACTGGATGTCCGTGCCAGACGTTTCCAGTTTGAGGTTGAAGTACTGGTCACTGCTCATCGCATGGGGATCCCGGTTGTTGAAACTCCGGTCCAGGTTATTTACCAGAAAGGGAAGGAGCGCATTTCCCATTTTCACCCCTGGAAAGATTTTTTACGGAACAGTGCCACATTTAGCAGGTTGATCTGTAAACGGATTTTTTCTGCCTCCTGGAAACAAAAATGA
- a CDS encoding DegV family protein: MKDSIFASNSVAAAIAGYENLAVWAELLDRINVFPVADGDTGANLRLSLSPLRECATDMAAAVARLASSGRGNSGNIAVAFFCEFLNPNGAGLVQQAKRGREKAWQAIADPRPGTMLAVFDSLCLLLDEENPTDCDWLKIRTQLQGTVLGTREQLAELSEAGVVDSGALGMFLFFDGFFQELSGQKTELSPVVELFGDTLSIDASYYPQASGEYCVEALLATSGTGDDLTEKIANLGNSAVVVQDGAGVKLHIHTRDPETLRGNLSLLGDLVNWSDEAMDPMITAGRQKSFVANRIRIMSDAAGSIPLTLARGHGIILLDSYIVAGDQALPESLFFPEQLYTLMRGGARVSTAQASSHERHLHYRAAIQQYEKVLYLSTGSAFTGNFVTAREWKKNNDSDDRFMVLDSGAASGRLAVIALLTARFAEGGAGVDAVVDYAEKLTRKAEEYVFIHELKYLVSGGRVSRAKGFFGDLLQMKPVITPGFEGVAKVGVVRNAEAQLDFAKKRLGASNHKESALLVLLQYTDNREWLESVVEPQIREEVPKAEILLVPLSLTSGVHMGPGTWSIAFATKRGAGC; the protein is encoded by the coding sequence ATGAAAGATTCTATATTTGCCTCTAACAGTGTTGCAGCCGCCATAGCCGGATATGAAAATCTGGCCGTATGGGCCGAGCTTCTTGACCGTATTAATGTCTTTCCCGTGGCAGACGGTGATACCGGGGCAAATCTGCGTCTCAGTCTTTCTCCTCTGCGGGAATGTGCTACAGATATGGCAGCTGCTGTTGCTCGTCTTGCCTCCAGTGGCCGTGGTAACTCGGGTAATATTGCAGTGGCATTCTTTTGTGAATTTCTCAATCCCAATGGTGCCGGGTTGGTCCAGCAGGCAAAAAGAGGCAGGGAGAAGGCCTGGCAGGCCATAGCGGATCCCAGACCCGGCACCATGCTTGCTGTTTTTGACAGCCTCTGTCTGTTGCTCGATGAGGAAAACCCAACTGATTGTGACTGGTTGAAAATCAGAACACAGCTGCAAGGTACGGTGTTGGGTACAAGAGAGCAACTGGCGGAGCTTTCCGAAGCGGGAGTTGTTGATTCCGGGGCTTTGGGGATGTTTCTCTTTTTTGATGGATTTTTTCAGGAATTGAGCGGACAGAAAACAGAATTAAGCCCGGTGGTTGAACTCTTTGGTGATACCCTTTCCATCGACGCTTCTTATTATCCCCAGGCAAGCGGTGAGTATTGCGTTGAGGCATTACTTGCAACCAGCGGAACAGGGGATGATCTTACAGAAAAGATAGCAAATCTGGGAAACAGTGCCGTGGTTGTCCAGGATGGCGCCGGAGTGAAACTGCATATCCACACCCGGGATCCGGAGACATTACGCGGTAATCTCTCCCTGCTGGGAGATCTTGTGAACTGGTCGGATGAGGCCATGGACCCTATGATTACGGCGGGTAGGCAGAAATCCTTTGTTGCAAACCGTATCAGGATTATGAGCGATGCAGCAGGCTCCATTCCTTTGACACTTGCCCGTGGTCACGGAATTATCCTTCTCGACAGTTATATAGTTGCCGGAGATCAGGCCCTGCCGGAGAGCCTTTTCTTCCCTGAACAACTCTATACTCTGATGAGGGGGGGAGCACGTGTCAGCACTGCCCAGGCATCAAGCCATGAACGGCATCTTCACTATCGGGCAGCGATCCAGCAGTATGAAAAAGTGCTCTATCTCAGTACCGGTTCTGCCTTCACCGGAAATTTTGTCACTGCCAGAGAGTGGAAGAAAAATAACGATTCAGATGATCGGTTTATGGTTCTTGATAGCGGTGCCGCTTCTGGACGATTAGCCGTAATCGCTCTTCTGACGGCCCGCTTTGCAGAGGGAGGTGCTGGTGTCGATGCAGTGGTGGACTATGCAGAAAAACTCACCAGGAAAGCGGAAGAGTACGTTTTTATCCATGAACTGAAATATCTGGTGTCCGGTGGGCGTGTTTCCAGAGCAAAGGGATTTTTTGGGGATCTTCTGCAGATGAAACCTGTCATCACTCCTGGTTTTGAAGGGGTTGCCAAGGTTGGTGTGGTTCGAAATGCTGAGGCCCAGTTGGATTTTGCAAAGAAGCGGCTTGGCGCATCGAATCATAAAGAATCTGCTCTGCTGGTGCTGCTGCAGTATACGGATAACAGGGAATGGCTGGAAAGTGTCGTGGAGCCGCAGATACGGGAGGAGGTCCCAAAGGCGGAGATTCTGCTCGTTCCCCTATCTCTCACTTCAGGCGTTCATATGGGTCCTGGCACCTGGAGCATCGCCTTTGCAACAAAGAGAGGTGCCGGGTGTTGA
- a CDS encoding AMP-binding protein translates to MERSSLATGRWRNRPLDGISPDMKSLYSGADIEGLLEKLLQAPVDPQQPFLYQKDSREDVYTMAGRLYAAFVEMGSEVPICLAAEERSVIAAALLAAMASGKILVLPHSFSESALEQMRQVTGFTSAVVDVEREFLPDIQCISSERKGGTVSLPVKNISEDAELLRIFTGGSTGSPKIWSKTAGNIFGEAWFMASRYQITNQDIILSTVSPYHIYGLLFSIVIPLVSSAAVLAETPSFPAEITEAVEQNSATVLVSVPAHYRVLRGRSVGTSLRVAFSSAGMLEETDSLEFSASNDIGVVEVYGSTETGGLASRDRSVGQKFFTPLEPVIWRIAEERLYVQSPFLSPDLPVNGDGFFLSGDRVQQEGAAGFSLHGRADAITKVGGVRVDIDEVRDFIQSQAAVQECVVVSLADKGGRGNLIAALVRGEGLDLDNLKKVLTGGLEPAAMPKRIRVVSAIPVMPNGKYDREAICKLFTSL, encoded by the coding sequence ATGGAACGTTCCAGCCTCGCAACAGGGAGATGGCGGAACAGGCCTTTGGACGGGATCTCACCTGATATGAAGAGCCTGTATAGCGGGGCTGACATTGAAGGCTTGCTGGAAAAACTGTTACAGGCTCCCGTTGATCCGCAGCAGCCTTTTTTGTACCAAAAAGACAGTCGGGAAGATGTTTATACCATGGCTGGCCGTTTGTACGCTGCCTTTGTTGAGATGGGAAGTGAGGTCCCCATCTGCCTTGCTGCAGAAGAAAGATCTGTGATTGCCGCTGCCCTCCTTGCAGCAATGGCAAGCGGAAAAATACTGGTTCTGCCCCATAGTTTTTCAGAAAGTGCTCTGGAACAGATGCGTCAAGTTACCGGCTTTACCAGCGCGGTAGTCGATGTGGAACGGGAGTTTTTACCTGATATACAGTGTATTTCCTCCGAAAGAAAGGGAGGCACTGTTTCACTTCCTGTTAAAAACATTTCAGAAGATGCAGAGCTCCTCCGGATATTTACGGGTGGTTCCACCGGAAGCCCGAAAATCTGGTCAAAAACAGCAGGCAATATCTTTGGTGAAGCCTGGTTTATGGCCTCCAGATACCAGATTACTAATCAGGATATTATCCTGTCAACTGTCAGCCCCTATCATATTTACGGTCTTTTGTTTTCCATTGTAATCCCTCTTGTTTCTTCCGCTGCCGTTCTTGCTGAAACGCCCTCTTTCCCCGCGGAAATTACTGAAGCTGTGGAGCAGAACTCGGCAACCGTTCTGGTCAGTGTTCCTGCCCACTACCGTGTTTTAAGGGGAAGGAGTGTTGGAACATCTCTCAGAGTGGCCTTTTCTTCTGCCGGAATGCTTGAGGAAACAGACAGCCTCGAGTTTTCAGCATCCAATGATATCGGAGTGGTGGAAGTCTATGGCTCCACGGAAACAGGAGGACTTGCCAGTCGTGACAGGTCCGTTGGTCAGAAATTTTTTACTCCGCTTGAGCCGGTCATCTGGCGGATAGCGGAAGAGCGCCTCTATGTTCAGTCCCCTTTTCTCTCTCCTGATCTACCAGTAAATGGAGATGGCTTTTTTCTTTCTGGAGATCGGGTACAGCAGGAGGGAGCAGCCGGCTTCTCTTTGCATGGCAGAGCGGACGCTATAACCAAGGTAGGTGGTGTCCGGGTAGATATTGACGAGGTTCGTGATTTTATACAAAGTCAAGCCGCTGTACAGGAATGTGTGGTCGTTTCCCTGGCTGATAAAGGGGGGCGGGGAAACCTGATTGCAGCGCTTGTTCGTGGTGAAGGGCTTGACCTCGATAATCTGAAAAAAGTCCTGACCGGTGGTCTGGAACCCGCCGCCATGCCAAAACGTATCAGGGTTGTCTCTGCAATTCCTGTTATGCCAAACGGTAAATATGACAGGGAGGCAATCTGTAAACTTTTCACATCTCTGTAG
- a CDS encoding B12-binding domain-containing radical SAM protein, with amino-acid sequence MKFKLIYPKWAKLSRQTEFHLPPHGPVVFAATLPDYVDIDFVDENLEEIDFDEEVDMVGISMMLTVQVKRGWEIGDTFRKKGIKVIFGGIATMLHAEETMKHADSVFLGEAESRMEQVMADFRNGTLKPCYDYMNDRPDIGLVGPARRDILNRKLYNYKGVQMVDLVHASRGCRFNCYPCAVSYLGGRDFRPRPIDQAVAEMAGIDNNRMFVVDNSLAQNSQWEKDLFREMIPLKKKWCSHPIEDKPEILDLAAQAGAWYVYQAVFDTSDYIRERIKRYHDHGIGVEGTILLGLDSHSEDYIKELIDFLLDIELDLAEFTVLTPFPHTKAYKELEQQGRILSRDWNDFSADKVVYQPKQMSPGKLQDLLDLAWNTFYQDEPQELKMFKLFKQVVSKEMEDGTFQPRNREMAEQAFGRDLT; translated from the coding sequence ATGAAATTCAAACTGATTTATCCTAAATGGGCCAAACTTTCCAGACAGACGGAATTTCACCTTCCACCACACGGCCCCGTTGTTTTTGCCGCCACCTTACCGGACTATGTCGATATAGATTTTGTTGACGAAAATCTGGAGGAGATCGATTTTGACGAAGAGGTCGATATGGTTGGAATATCCATGATGCTCACCGTCCAGGTGAAGCGGGGCTGGGAGATTGGTGATACCTTTCGTAAAAAAGGTATCAAGGTGATTTTTGGCGGTATTGCCACCATGCTTCATGCTGAAGAGACCATGAAACACGCCGATTCTGTATTCCTGGGTGAGGCTGAAAGTCGGATGGAACAGGTCATGGCTGATTTCAGGAATGGTACTCTGAAACCCTGTTACGATTATATGAATGATCGTCCTGATATTGGTCTTGTGGGCCCTGCCCGTCGAGATATCCTCAATAGAAAACTCTATAACTATAAAGGCGTGCAGATGGTTGATCTGGTGCATGCTTCCAGAGGTTGTCGTTTTAACTGCTACCCCTGCGCCGTTTCCTATCTTGGCGGCCGGGATTTCAGGCCCCGGCCCATTGATCAGGCCGTTGCTGAGATGGCCGGGATTGATAACAATCGTATGTTTGTTGTGGATAACTCGCTGGCCCAGAACAGCCAGTGGGAGAAAGATCTGTTTCGGGAAATGATCCCTCTGAAGAAGAAGTGGTGTTCCCACCCCATTGAAGATAAACCGGAGATTCTTGATCTGGCTGCCCAGGCCGGAGCCTGGTATGTGTATCAGGCGGTATTTGATACCTCTGATTATATTCGTGAACGGATTAAGCGCTACCATGATCACGGTATAGGCGTTGAAGGGACTATCCTTCTTGGGCTCGACAGCCACAGCGAGGACTATATCAAGGAATTAATAGATTTTCTTCTCGATATAGAGCTTGATCTTGCCGAATTTACGGTGTTGACCCCCTTCCCTCATACTAAGGCATACAAGGAACTTGAGCAGCAGGGGCGTATTCTTTCCAGAGACTGGAACGACTTTTCTGCAGATAAGGTCGTCTATCAGCCAAAACAGATGAGCCCTGGGAAACTGCAGGATCTGCTTGATCTGGCCTGGAATACATTTTACCAGGACGAACCGCAGGAACTGAAGATGTTCAAGCTCTTTAAACAGGTTGTGAGTAAGGAAATGGAAGATGGAACGTTCCAGCCTCGCAACAGGGAGATGGCGGAACAGGCCTTTGGACGGGATCTCACCTGA
- a CDS encoding outer membrane lipoprotein carrier protein LolA: MKYLLTLLLFCFCTVSGQAQEAEGESVRVESVHADFTQEKQLPILARPIISTGHFVFQAPDSLRWEYFSPIHTVLLMHDGDTRKFIQHDGQFTEEQGMGVDSMQIVLEEITSWLDGQITDTPTFQVQSHENDLIILTPRDEALVKIIARIELKLLGSSGLMESVTLFEGPGSFTRMVFSEGVLNEQIPTTVFTRP, from the coding sequence ATGAAGTATCTATTGACTCTTTTACTGTTCTGCTTCTGTACTGTTTCCGGACAGGCGCAGGAGGCTGAAGGGGAGAGTGTACGTGTGGAATCCGTGCACGCGGATTTTACCCAGGAAAAACAACTTCCAATCCTTGCCCGCCCCATTATCTCAACGGGCCACTTTGTGTTTCAGGCACCAGATTCACTGCGCTGGGAGTATTTCTCTCCAATTCATACGGTGCTGCTTATGCACGATGGAGACACCCGTAAATTTATTCAACATGACGGGCAGTTTACTGAGGAGCAGGGGATGGGCGTGGATTCCATGCAGATTGTTCTGGAGGAGATCACCAGCTGGCTCGACGGGCAGATCACGGATACCCCAACCTTTCAAGTGCAGAGTCACGAAAATGATCTGATTATCCTCACTCCTCGGGATGAGGCGCTTGTGAAAATCATCGCTCGCATTGAGTTAAAACTGCTTGGCAGTTCGGGACTGATGGAATCGGTAACTCTCTTTGAGGGGCCGGGGTCTTTTACCCGGATGGTTTTTTCAGAAGGGGTCTTAAACGAGCAGATTCCAACAACGGTTTTTACCAGGCCATGA
- the fabG gene encoding 3-oxoacyl-ACP reductase FabG has translation MKEERDKQVAIVTGAARGIGRAIAVELAGAGYYTVINYRSDLEAAEKTLQLVTESGGVGEIYGFDIREADRVEEVVNDIAERLGRIDVLVNNAGIIKDGLFMMMDRESWQAVIDTSLNGFYNMTRPVIEKMVRARSGSIVSISSASSMLPNRGQANYSAAKAGLNAASRVVASEVARLGIRVNVVAPGLIETDMIADAPKDHIKTLIPMARIGRPEEVAKVVAFLCSDAASYMTGQILSVNGGMC, from the coding sequence ATGAAAGAAGAAAGAGACAAACAGGTTGCAATCGTTACGGGTGCTGCCAGGGGAATTGGTCGGGCCATTGCCGTGGAACTTGCAGGGGCTGGATATTACACTGTGATCAATTATCGATCGGACCTTGAAGCTGCCGAAAAAACCCTTCAGCTGGTAACGGAAAGTGGTGGCGTTGGCGAAATCTACGGTTTTGATATCCGTGAAGCTGACAGGGTTGAGGAAGTAGTAAACGATATTGCAGAAAGGCTCGGCCGCATTGATGTCCTTGTTAACAATGCCGGAATCATAAAAGACGGGCTCTTTATGATGATGGACCGTGAGAGCTGGCAGGCGGTTATCGATACCAGTCTCAATGGATTTTACAATATGACCCGGCCTGTTATTGAGAAAATGGTACGGGCAAGAAGTGGTTCCATCGTCTCGATTTCTTCGGCATCATCGATGCTTCCCAACCGTGGGCAGGCCAACTATTCAGCGGCAAAAGCTGGACTGAATGCCGCCAGCAGGGTTGTGGCTTCGGAGGTCGCACGTCTTGGCATCCGGGTCAACGTGGTGGCGCCAGGCCTTATAGAAACGGATATGATAGCTGATGCCCCCAAGGATCATATAAAAACACTTATTCCCATGGCTCGTATCGGCAGGCCGGAAGAGGTTGCAAAGGTAGTGGCTTTCCTCTGTTCCGACGCTGCCTCGTATATGACCGGACAGATCCTTTCCGTGAATGGCGGGATGTGTTGA
- a CDS encoding radical SAM protein produces MTQLSFKHYGSKKDFKKIYLIAPKHPDNFWSMQGTADILGAKTLMPNSALATLMALTPPGVNIQYTLGDENISAVDFDFSCDLAVITGGTLHAARIHELCSEFKKRGTRIALGGTYASIEADRCGGLADHLFIGEAEYTWPLFLKQWTAGNALEINRQEHYIDLKDSPAPDWSLIRVEDYVNISIQTSRGCPNQCDFCDVIQYVGRQYRTKSIDQILQELQNAVDIGARTVFFSDDNFLGNKRFTKELLSKVIEWNVQQTRPLSFSTQITVQVADDDELLQMFADARFSVLFLGVETVRKESLAEVHKSQNAEKDIFERIRRISRFGIVPFIGLIVGFDNDDEGIFEDLEHFLVETDSPIAGISLLNAPRHTPLYKRLKEEGRLTEKNFSGEWQLHTNIVPKQMTIERMSLLYWDLFQKIYQPELFEDRFVKWLRNVDYFSTIYVNKKSDPRQLLLGVKIFKHFIFNDDRRVRALFFRILKKTWQINPKLVKRFFTVITQYSHFYSFVNCKQVK; encoded by the coding sequence ATGACCCAATTATCGTTTAAGCATTATGGATCAAAAAAAGACTTTAAAAAAATCTACCTGATAGCCCCAAAACATCCTGACAACTTCTGGTCCATGCAGGGAACAGCTGATATTCTGGGGGCTAAGACCCTTATGCCGAATTCAGCTCTGGCCACATTGATGGCCCTGACGCCACCAGGGGTAAATATACAGTATACACTTGGGGATGAAAATATTTCTGCCGTCGATTTTGATTTCAGCTGCGACCTCGCAGTTATAACCGGAGGAACGCTTCATGCAGCACGAATTCATGAACTCTGCAGCGAGTTCAAGAAAAGAGGAACGAGGATAGCCCTCGGGGGCACATATGCCTCCATTGAGGCTGACAGGTGTGGAGGGTTGGCGGACCATCTCTTTATTGGAGAGGCTGAATATACCTGGCCACTTTTTCTCAAACAATGGACAGCAGGGAATGCTCTGGAAATCAACAGGCAGGAACACTACATCGACTTAAAAGACAGTCCTGCTCCCGACTGGTCCCTGATTCGTGTTGAGGACTATGTCAACATCAGTATTCAGACAAGCAGGGGATGTCCGAATCAATGTGATTTCTGTGATGTTATCCAGTATGTGGGGAGGCAGTATCGAACAAAATCCATAGACCAGATCCTGCAGGAACTGCAAAATGCCGTGGATATCGGTGCCAGAACAGTTTTCTTTTCAGATGATAACTTTCTCGGCAATAAAAGGTTTACCAAAGAACTTCTCAGCAAGGTTATAGAGTGGAATGTTCAGCAGACGAGACCCCTCTCATTTTCAACACAGATCACCGTTCAGGTTGCCGACGATGATGAGTTGCTGCAAATGTTTGCAGATGCACGTTTTTCTGTCCTGTTTCTCGGAGTGGAAACTGTCAGGAAAGAGAGCCTTGCCGAGGTACACAAAAGCCAGAATGCAGAAAAAGATATTTTTGAACGCATTCGAAGAATATCCCGTTTTGGCATAGTCCCCTTTATTGGTCTTATCGTTGGTTTTGACAATGACGATGAAGGAATTTTTGAAGATTTGGAGCATTTTCTGGTGGAAACAGACAGTCCCATTGCCGGTATCAGTCTGCTCAATGCACCCCGCCATACGCCTTTATACAAAAGGTTGAAGGAAGAAGGGCGATTGACAGAAAAGAATTTCTCAGGAGAGTGGCAGCTGCACACAAATATTGTTCCAAAACAGATGACTATCGAACGGATGAGTCTCCTGTACTGGGATCTCTTTCAAAAAATTTACCAACCAGAATTGTTCGAAGACAGATTTGTAAAATGGCTGAGGAATGTTGATTATTTCAGTACGATTTATGTAAACAAGAAGAGTGACCCCAGGCAGCTACTGCTTGGAGTTAAAATTTTCAAACATTTTATTTTTAATGACGATCGCCGTGTACGTGCTCTTTTCTTCAGAATACTGAAGAAAACCTGGCAGATTAATCCGAAGCTGGTAAAGAGATTTTTCACTGTTATTACCCAGTACAGCCATTTTTACAGTTTTGTGAACTGTAAACAAGTGAAATAA